The following are encoded together in the Allocoleopsis franciscana PCC 7113 genome:
- a CDS encoding response regulator, producing the protein MSKTLMGTILIVDDNLSELELISHYLREGGYTVINAVGAKEALNKVLEQKPDVIITDVVMPGMSGFELCRRLKTHPDTEKVPIVICSSKDQEIDRLWGMKQGADAYLTKPFTREQILRAIKAVAV; encoded by the coding sequence ATGAGTAAAACTTTGATGGGCACAATTTTAATCGTAGATGATAACCTCTCAGAACTGGAATTAATTAGCCATTATCTGAGAGAAGGAGGTTATACCGTCATCAATGCTGTTGGAGCCAAAGAAGCTCTCAATAAGGTTTTGGAGCAAAAGCCAGATGTGATTATTACCGATGTTGTCATGCCTGGAATGAGCGGTTTTGAGTTATGTCGTCGCCTCAAAACTCATCCTGATACAGAAAAGGTACCCATTGTCATTTGTTCTTCTAAAGACCAGGAAATTGATCGGCTTTGGGGAATGAAACAAGGTGCCGATGCCTACCTAACTAAACCTTTTACCCGCGAACAAATTCTTCGTGCCATCAAAGCCGTTGCCGTTTGA
- a CDS encoding chemotaxis protein CheW, with translation MNSSALAHITKPHPNKKNLGDAYLKFQFGQQTQAVLSMSQAQEVFVLPVGRLTAMPNMPPYVMGLLNRRSKVLWVIDLAKMLGLPGIETNVQHYNSVIINSGSVSLLLIVQSVEGVLRLTPENIQPPLGQVSSGLVPYLRGCVLLDTEILLVLDAEAIMRSPLLHNT, from the coding sequence ATGAATAGTTCAGCACTCGCCCACATTACAAAGCCCCATCCAAACAAGAAAAATCTGGGGGATGCCTATCTCAAATTTCAGTTTGGTCAACAAACACAGGCTGTTTTATCCATGAGTCAGGCACAGGAGGTTTTTGTCTTACCTGTTGGGCGTCTGACAGCCATGCCAAATATGCCTCCCTATGTCATGGGATTGTTAAATCGGCGTTCAAAAGTGCTGTGGGTCATTGACTTGGCTAAGATGCTGGGATTACCCGGAATCGAAACGAATGTTCAACATTACAATAGCGTAATTATCAATAGTGGGTCAGTCTCTCTATTGCTCATTGTGCAATCCGTTGAAGGGGTGTTGCGCCTAACACCAGAAAATATTCAACCCCCCCTGGGGCAAGTCTCATCAGGTCTAGTGCCCTATTTACGCGGATGTGTCTTGCTCGATACAGAAATTTTATTAGTGCTAGATGCCGAGGCGATTATGCGATCGCCTCTTCTACACAACACTTAG